AAGGTGAGGAGAAGTCGCTgtacaacaacatggcagcacatGTCTATAGGGTGAGCCACAGGATGCCAGGGCTTCTTTCTGTATTTCAGGGCGGTATCGATGAGTCTGAGGATGTCACGACCCCTCAAGGTGAGTGGGGAGTCTTGGTCCCACCACTGAGCCTGGAGAGACTCTCCATCAGCCTCTGCCGTCGTCTTCAGGGAGCCTCCTAAGGGAGGAAAATATGCGGGAACAGCAGTGAAAAAAGTAACTAATCAATGCTGCCGAGTCCTGAGGAATACAAGAAGTTCAAAACAAAACttgacaaattgacttgttggaatggtggcaaccaatgacagtgccacattgaaagtcactgMgctcttcagtaaggccattctgccaATGTTTGGCTAGGGAGATTGCAGGGCTgcgtgcttgattttatacacctgcaaCGGGTGTGGYTgaaaggtgtccacatacttgtataTACCCACCCACTCattcttgaataatataaaaGCTGAGCACAACTCTAAGCCTGCCATTtgtatgaaaagctgaaatacgTGGATAAACTTTTACCTGTAATCTCCGCCAAGAAAACAAATCGGATCCACTGTGGCCCCTGTTCTTGGACCAGAACCAGGGTGATGGGTTTGCAGTCAAATCCAGCCTCTTCCTTCACTTCCCTTCTCATGGCCTCCAcaatgctctctccctcttccatacGGCCAGCTGGAAGGTACCACTGTTTGTAGCAATTCTCCTTGGCCTCCTGCACCATGAGCACCTCATTCTGCAAatacaggtgacacacacacgtacgtacaaTAGGATGCACCTTGATGAAAAGTGTAATGAGatgtcttaaatatatatatttttaaacagtaccagaaactattcataccccttgcaGACCTTACTCCAGGATGACATTCCTAAGGGGGCATGTTACATCCATGGGGAGCCCTAATAAAACAAGGTAGATTGGTTCTACTGCTGTtcaaatgtacaaacatttatcTGAAACACAGCCATGTGTACACACACCCTTCCAAATTAATGGATTCGGCCACACCCGTTCCTAACGGGTGTATGAAATTGAgtgcagccatgcaatctccatagacaaacattggcagaatggccttactgaagagctcagtgcctTCCAACATGGcccagtcataggatgccaccttttcaacaagtcagttggtcaaatttctgccctgatMGGGCTTCCtcggtcaactaagtgctgttattgtgaagtggaaacgtcaaagagcaacaactgctcagccatggcgtggtaggccacaaaagcatAAAGAACGGGCATGCTGAAATGTCTAACCACGCTATTGGTCCTATACTACTGCGACATACAAAAATCTAGGCctatctgaaatgcagccatatACACAACTGCAATTTTGCACACAAGAAAGCATGGGATGTTGAAGAGAAGCCCCACGAAGACTGGTAGCCCAAGTGATGAGCTAATTAAAACACACCATAACCATtgattcaggaccatggacagaagGCTACTGTCAGTTAGTGCGATGAAAGGATTCACTGCCAATTTCAGCACCACTTATGTGGACAGCCAGGACAACAGGAACACCATGCCAGGGCTCACCTCAGAGCACMACCAACAGGCTACTTTCCTATACCCATAAATTAAGGGAAAGCTGTATATCGATCAATAGGAATTAGACCCGCAAAAGCAAGCAATGACATTAAGAATCACAAATCTAACATGCATTGAAGTAAAAAGCAATGGCTTAAAGTAAATAGTacgttacattaaaaaaaaatctgccaaacAACCAGGCTTACATGAGGGGAAAACCATTGAATGAATCATTCTGACACGGCGaccattttctggatttttgttttagattccgtctcacagatgaagtgtacctatgataaaaattacaaaattaccaAAAAAATTACAGCTTTGTAAGTAGgagaacctgcaaaatcgtcagtgtatcaaatacttgttctccctactgtgtatatatatatatatatatatacacatacatacatatatacaaatTTTCTTCGCATATATTCTTTCGAAACTCAACTTcaactctcctgcaacccgcctcaccaataaaaaaataaataaggtaTTATTCACCTSaaatctgaaatccacaacagaagctagctagttcactggctaacgttagtattcagctaaccacggttggcggtcatcagctatcctttagctcaaaAAGCCgttgccagttttgtacaacgcgactcagaccagagcataccggacctattttctctccatatccccggatttctaccRcaagctctggacatttacacctggatcttgcagctagctggctgctatccgagtgactactgGCTACCGTCGGTCCCGGAACAAACAAATTATTCTGGAGCGatccagctgaagagttccatcagccactcctgggttacaatcacctatccggacccgttttactgcagATGCGGAgcccccaccgggccttcacgactggactaccgaggttatctgcccgagggagttatccaactggcccctccgtcgcaaCCTGAaggcccatctgcggcccgctaatcgttagctgtcttatcggctgctatctgaataggtctatcggacaattttcttgggccactataactattttgccatttggattggtcccctctaccacacggaaccccaccaatctaccgacggaaacgcacgaggtggctaaaaacagacctccatcctctgccagcttgctacccatggcccggctagctgtctgaatcgccgtgaccccaaccaacctcactactcactggacccttatgatcactcggctaagcatgcctctccttaatgtcaatatgccttgtccattgctgttctggttagtgtttattggcttatttcactgtagagcctctagccctgctcattataccttatccagttccaccacccacacatgcRatgacatcacctggtttcaatgatgtttcaagagacaatatctctctcatcattcaatgcctaggtttaccttcactgtattcacatcctaccatacctttgtctgtacattataccttgaagctattttatcgccccagaaacctgctccttttactctgttccggacgtcctagacgaccatttctcatagcttttagccgtacccgtATCCTACtccccctctgttcctctggtgatgtagaggtgaatccaggccctgcagtgcctagctccactcatATTCCTCAGGCACTcttttttgatgacttctgtaaccgtaatagccttggtttcatgcatgttaacattagaagcctcctccctaagtttgttttattcactgctttagcacactcagccaacccggatgtcctagccgtgtctgaatcctggcttaggaagaccaccaaaaactctgaaacctccatccctaactacaacattttcagacaagatagaacggccaaagggggcggtgttgcaatctactgcagagatagcctgcagagttctgtcctactatccaggtctgtacacaaacaatttgaacttctacttttaaaaatccacctctctaaaaacaagtctctcaccgtttccgcctgctatagaccaccctctgcccctagctgtgctctggacaccatatgtgaactgattgccccccatctatcttcagagctcgtgctgctaggtgacctaaactgggacatgcttaacaccccagccatcctacaatctaagcttgatgccctcaatctcacacaaatKatcaatgaacctaccaggtatcACCcaaaagccgtaaacacgggcacccttatagatatcatcctaaccaacttgccctctaaatacacctctgctgttttcaaccaagatctcagcgatcactgcctcactgcctgcatccgtaatgggtcagcggtcaaacgacctccactcatcactgtcaaaYGCTYcctgaaacacttcagcgagcaggcctttctaatcgacctggcccgggtatcctggatggatattgacctcatcccatcagtagaggatgcctgtttgTTTTTWaaatgccttcctcaccatcttaaataagcatgccccattcaagaaatttagaaccaggaacagatatagcccttggttctctccagccctgactgcccttaactaacacaaaaacatcctgtggcgttgtgcattagcatcgaacagccccgtgatatgcaacttttcaaggaagctagaaaccaatatacacaggcagttagaaaaggctagctttttcaagtagaaatttgcttcctgcaacacaaactcaaaaaagttctggtacactgtaaagtccatggagaataagaacacctcctcccagctgcccaccactgaggataggaaactcaccaccgataaatccactataattgagaatttcaataagcatttttc
This portion of the Salvelinus sp. IW2-2015 linkage group LG15, ASM291031v2, whole genome shotgun sequence genome encodes:
- the nudt18 gene encoding 8-oxo-dGDP phosphatase NUDT18 isoform X2 translates to MVQEAKENCYKQWYLPAGRMEEGESIVEAMRREVKEEAGFDCKPITLVLVQEQGPQWIRFVFLAEITGGSLKTTAEADGESLQAQWWDQDSPLTLRGRDILRLIDTALKYRKKPWHPVAHPIDMCCHVVVQRLLLTFSSSDGVLWLLLGNIKDLHLPVAVSVKTHTVTWAANKLVQEAMPSSYYDLNVNTRGILGLQHNGRVPGKTDGLCFNTVVSLEHTGEGPHTSQPPLIESPRFQWYKVENPQLRDQIQQRITTGSFLPVHSLY